Part of the Cohnella candidum genome, TCGCCCACGGGAAGGCCGGCTTGGCCCCGAAAGCGGCGCGGGCCTGCAGAAGGCCGCTCCAGCCCGTCCAGGCGAGCGCGGCGGCGAGCAAGGCGGCGGCATGCGCGGGAGCGGACTCGAACAGCGGAGATCGGCCGGTTTCGTATGCGCCGAGATGCATTTCATACAACCCGGGGACGGCGAGCCAGGCATCCGACCCGGGAATCCACAGCTGAATCAGGCGGAGGACGACGGACGTCATCATCATCAGCCCCCCGACGCCCATCAGCGTCGCCACCGCGTGGGTGACGCCGTCGGCCAGCTGCTTGCCGAGCGGCCTGCCGTCCTCCCGCCGCGCCTCTCCCGCGGCCATCGCCGCTTGCCGGAAGCGGCCGTCTCCCGCCTTCGGGGCGTACCCGGACGAAGCGGCGGGTTTGCCGACGCGGAACAGGCGGGACAGGACGGCGGCGCCGAGGACGGCCGCGGACCATACGCCGGCGGCGACCGCCCATCCCAGCAGGGGGGATTGGAGGAATCCCGCGCCCGCGATGACGACGACCAGAAACGGGTTCGGCACGTGGGAAAGCAGCAGAAGAATAGGCGTATCTTCATCCCGGAGCAGCCCGGCGTCCCGCAGGCGGGCCGTCTCCTTGGCGCCGGCCGGAACGCCCGCGGCCCAGCCGAACGCCGCCGCCCATCCGGCGGAGCCCGGCAGCCGGAACAGGCTTCGCGTAAGCGGCTCCGCCAGGACGGCCAGCCCGTGCAGCATGCCGGAGGCCGCGAGAAGCTCGGCGAGGATGAGCGGAGGGACGAGCCCCGGAAATACCTGCTGCCACCAGACCTGCAGGCCCGACAAAGAAGCCCGGAAAGCTTCTCCGGGCGATTGGACGATTCCTATGACGACGAGCAGCGCCGTACCTCCCAGCCATACGGAGGTCAGTTTGGCGCGAGCGCGCGCGCGATTCGGTTCCGACATGACGGCTTCCCCCTTGCCACGACTCCCTACCAATGTACGCTTGGCGGCCGAGGGTTAGACCACTTGTCCGATTCGGGTTAAATCCTTAAGGGAGGTTCCGTGTAGTCGCGGAGAGCCAGCGCCGGATCCGGATCCCGGAAAGCGAGCGAGTAGACGGCCGAGGCCCTGGCGTCCATCGCCAGAAACGCCCAGTCCCCGCGCGCGGCGGAATCGACGACGGGGACGGACGCCCGAACGCGCATTTCGCGCAGCAGCTCCCGCCCCCGGGGCGTGAACCCGAGCACGCGAATGTAGGCCGGTCCGCCGGCGAGCCGTTCCGGAGTTAAAACTTCCTTAGGATGTCCGAGAAGGATGCGGGCCAGCGTCCTTTGAAGCTTCGTCCGCGTATATCGCTTCGTCTTCAGACGGCCCAGCAACGCTTCGACTGACCACTCCGAAACTTGCGATGCCGCCCGGCGGATCCGGTATTCCAAGCCCTCCGTGACCTCGGCGTATTTCGCCAGGCCCGCGGCGTCGGAACGGAGAAGCTCGTGGAACAGAGGGCGGGCGAACGATTCCCAATCGACCGGGGACCGTCCCGCCGCGGCTTCCCGCTTCAGGATTTCGAGCGTGAAGGCCGGCACGTAAGGCGCGATGCCGTCCCAGGATCCCGTTTCCGCGATCTGCTTGCGCAGGGCGGTCGCGCTGGCGATCGCGGCGTCCGTGATATCGGTTTGGCCGTAGCCGGACTTTTCCCTGCGCACGGTATACGGGACGATCCCGCTGCCCAGCTGCCGCAGGGCGATCAAATAGTGGAGCCCGAGCGTGTGGTTGGGCTGCTCCAGCGAGAAGGCGATGTCCTTCAGGCCGCGCGCCTCGAGCAGCTCCTGCGCCGCCGCCGTGTAAGCGGACGGGTAGGGGACGCCTTCCTTCAAACGGGCGGCAAGCCGTTCCGCCAGCCCTTCCGGCTCGTCCGACAGCAGGCCGGCCGCGGCGTTCAAGGCTTCAAGATCCCCGCTTTCGCTCCCGAAGCAGAGGCTGTCCACGACGCCCGCCGCATGCAGCACGGCCACGGCTCCGTAAGCGAACCATTGCGCCGGCTGCGCGCTGTAGGCGACAGGCAATTCCAGCACCAGGTCGCAGCCGGCGCGCAAGGCCATCTCCGCCCGCGCCCACTTGTCCGCCAGGGCGGGCTCGCCGCGCTGCAGGAAATGGCCGCTCATCACGGCCACCGCGCAATCGGCGCCTGTTATTTTTTTCGATTGGTGTAAATGATAGAGATGACCGTTATGCAGGGGATTGTATTCGACGACGACTCCGACCGTTCGCATGGCACCCTCCCGGATCGCGAATGAACCTTCCGCCTAACTATAGCATGAAGAGCCCCCGTCAAAGAACGTTGACAAAAGACGTCCGATCTCGATATAATAATTTTTGTTTGTTTGGAGTGATCCCTATGCTTCTTCATGTCCAAGAATTGCTCTCCCGGCATAAGCCGACGGAGCTGCGAGGAACTCTCGAGCTGGACGAACTGTTCCGGGACTACCGGGACGTGTCGCCGCTCGGCCCCATGGAATACGAATTGACCGCCCAGGCGTCGAACAAGAGAATCGCCGTGACCGGCAAGCTGACCTGTAAGCTTCGTTTGCTGTGCTCGCGCTGTTTGGCCCCGATCGACGAGCTGTTCGTCATTCCTTTCGAGGAAACGTTCCAAGTAATGAAGGAAAGCGATCCGGAACCGGACGAAGAAGACGAAGTGGTGCCGGTAACGGGCGAACGGATCGATTTGCGTCCCTTTTTGGAAGAAGAGCTGGTAGTCCAACTGCCTCTCGCGCCGCTTTGCAAGGAAGACTGCAAAGGCTTATGTCCGGAATGCGGCACCAATCGGAACGAACAGGCCTGCGCCTGCAAGACCGATCGCATCGATCCGCGTCTTGAAGCGCTTCAGAACTGGTTCAAACCCGAATGAGACAAGTAAGCCGCGCCCGCGAAGGGACGGAGAATACGGTAAGGAGGTGGGAACATGGCAGTACCTTTTGGAAAAACATCGAAATCCCGCAAAAACAAGCGTCGGACGCACTTCAAATTGGTCGTTCCGGGCATGGTGAAATGCGAGCAATGCGGCGAGCTGAAGCTGGCGCACCGCGTTTGCAAAGTATGCGGAACCTACAAATCGCGTGAAGTGATCAAGCAATAATGACCGTCGACGCGCCCAGCCGGGCGGCGATGCGGCGCGGAACGGACCTTCGGGTGCGGGCCGCACGGAAGCCGATCGCCGTTGCATGCGGGCGCGTTTTTCTTTATACTTTTTTAATACCAGGTAATAAAACCTCCCCAAAAATGACATGTTTAATCTGATGAAAGCGCGGTGGCGAGTTTGGAACGAGTTCCGAAACGACAGCGTCACCAGCAGCTCAGCAAGCTGTTGGAGGAAAACCCGTTTCTGACCGACCGCGAGTTGACCCGGCTGCTGAAGGTCAGCATTCAGACCATCCGTCTGGATCGGCTTGAACTGGCGATTCCGGAGCTGCGGGAACGTTTGAAAATGATGGCGGAACGCTCGTACGATCCCGTGAAGTCTTTGCCGCTGCACGAGGTGATCGGGGACATCGTCGATCTCCAGCTCGACAAGAGCGGCATCTCGATATTCGAAATCACCGGCGAGCACGTGTTCTCCCGCAGCGGCATCGCGCGGGGGCATCACGTATTCGCGCAAGCGAACTCGCTCGCGGTGGCGGTCATCAACGACGAAATCGCGCTGACCTCGTCCGCCGACATCCGGTTCGTCCGGCCCGCGCGGCTGGGGGAGAAGTGCATCGCCAAGGCTTACGTCCGTTCCAGCGGCGGACAGAAAGGCAAAGCCAAGGTCGAAGTCTTTACCTACGTCGGGGAAGAGATGGTATTCCAAGGGAATTTCGTCATTTACCGGTCAGCAGGAGTTTCCGAACACGAAGGAGGCGAAATCCGTGAAAATCGCCATTGACGCCATGGGCGGGGACCACGCGCCGAAAGCCCAGATCGAGGCGGCGCTGCAGGCGGCCGCCCAATGGCCGGATACCGAGTTTATCCTGGTCGGACGGCCGGAAGCGCTTCAACCTCACTTCGTCGGCGGTTTGCCGAAGAACGTGACGGTCGCGAAAGCGGCGGAAGTCATCGAAGCCGACGACGAGCCGGTGCGGGCGGTACGCCGCAAAACCGGCTCGTCGATGGTCGTGGCCGGCCGCATGGTGAAGGAAGGCGCGGCGGACGCGATGATTTCCGCGGGCAACACCGGCGCGCTTATGGCCACCGGGCTGCTCGTCGTCGGGCGGATGCCGGGTATCGAAAGGCCGGGCCTCGCGCCGATGCTCCCGACGCTGGATGACGTCGGCGTGCT contains:
- the rpmF gene encoding 50S ribosomal protein L32 — its product is MAVPFGKTSKSRKNKRRTHFKLVVPGMVKCEQCGELKLAHRVCKVCGTYKSREVIKQ
- the fapR gene encoding transcription factor FapR; this encodes MERVPKRQRHQQLSKLLEENPFLTDRELTRLLKVSIQTIRLDRLELAIPELRERLKMMAERSYDPVKSLPLHEVIGDIVDLQLDKSGISIFEITGEHVFSRSGIARGHHVFAQANSLAVAVINDEIALTSSADIRFVRPARLGEKCIAKAYVRSSGGQKGKAKVEVFTYVGEEMVFQGNFVIYRSAGVSEHEGGEIRENRH
- a CDS encoding YceD family protein, translated to MLLHVQELLSRHKPTELRGTLELDELFRDYRDVSPLGPMEYELTAQASNKRIAVTGKLTCKLRLLCSRCLAPIDELFVIPFEETFQVMKESDPEPDEEDEVVPVTGERIDLRPFLEEELVVQLPLAPLCKEDCKGLCPECGTNRNEQACACKTDRIDPRLEALQNWFKPE
- a CDS encoding nucleotidyltransferase yields the protein MRTVGVVVEYNPLHNGHLYHLHQSKKITGADCAVAVMSGHFLQRGEPALADKWARAEMALRAGCDLVLELPVAYSAQPAQWFAYGAVAVLHAAGVVDSLCFGSESGDLEALNAAAGLLSDEPEGLAERLAARLKEGVPYPSAYTAAAQELLEARGLKDIAFSLEQPNHTLGLHYLIALRQLGSGIVPYTVRREKSGYGQTDITDAAIASATALRKQIAETGSWDGIAPYVPAFTLEILKREAAAGRSPVDWESFARPLFHELLRSDAAGLAKYAEVTEGLEYRIRRAASQVSEWSVEALLGRLKTKRYTRTKLQRTLARILLGHPKEVLTPERLAGGPAYIRVLGFTPRGRELLREMRVRASVPVVDSAARGDWAFLAMDARASAVYSLAFRDPDPALALRDYTEPPLRI